One Methylohalobius crimeensis 10Ki DNA segment encodes these proteins:
- a CDS encoding YybH family protein, with amino-acid sequence MLKKLMLMTALAMGMTQGAVAGDTSKQVAANAVAQWNTVLKKGSVDALLRLYTEDAMVLMPNGEATKDPRAIRKFWRHLLAKQAGRYELDLGNVIYAKDDTVVSTLRWSNVDGNLKYSYDGVIYNVFKRQPDGSWKAQVQRWN; translated from the coding sequence ATGTTGAAGAAACTAATGTTGATGACGGCCCTGGCGATGGGTATGACCCAGGGGGCGGTGGCCGGAGACACGTCCAAACAAGTGGCGGCCAATGCCGTTGCCCAATGGAATACGGTATTGAAAAAGGGCAGCGTGGACGCATTGCTGCGGCTATATACGGAGGACGCCATGGTGCTGATGCCCAACGGCGAGGCGACCAAGGATCCGCGGGCGATTCGGAAATTCTGGCGCCATTTGTTGGCCAAGCAAGCCGGTCGTTATGAGTTGGATCTGGGCAATGTGATCTATGCCAAGGATGACACGGTGGTTTCGACCCTGCGTTGGTCGAATGTAGATGGGAATTTGAAATATTCCTATGACGGCGTGATCTACAACGTTTTCAAACGCCAACCGGACGGAAGCTGGAAGGCCCAGGTGCAACGCTGGAATTAA
- a CDS encoding SPOR domain-containing protein, which yields MDLRLKRRLVGAAVLVLLAVIFLPMMFEDALRDESDFSPPLTELPLSEEPALPRVSTPQVPLPADWAVQVGSFSQADNADSLQNRLRQAGFAAFIEKVKAGEGVMYRVRVGPYLDKDKAEAMVAEIKQRLALDGFVVPHPD from the coding sequence ATGGATCTTCGCCTGAAGCGGCGTCTGGTGGGAGCGGCGGTATTGGTCTTGCTGGCGGTTATTTTTCTGCCCATGATGTTCGAAGATGCGCTGCGCGACGAATCGGATTTCAGCCCCCCTTTGACCGAGCTTCCCCTATCCGAAGAACCGGCGTTGCCTCGGGTTTCCACGCCTCAAGTACCGCTGCCCGCTGATTGGGCGGTGCAAGTGGGCAGTTTCAGCCAAGCGGACAATGCCGACAGCCTCCAGAATCGACTGCGGCAGGCCGGTTTCGCCGCCTTCATCGAAAAGGTGAAAGCCGGGGAGGGGGTGATGTATCGAGTGCGCGTGGGCCCCTATCTGGACAAAGACAAAGCCGAGGCCATGGTGGCCGAGATCAAGCAACGCCTGGCCTTGGACGGTTTCGTCGTTCCCCATCCCGATTAG